One Epidermidibacterium keratini DNA segment encodes these proteins:
- a CDS encoding 5-(carboxyamino)imidazole ribonucleotide synthase, which yields MDQRTKLPVVGMVGGGQLARMTHQAAIALGQSLKVLSAGPDESAALVAHDVELGSHTELADLQRFAEHVDVLTFDHEHVPGEFIEALEQSGIEVHPGAEALQFAQDKLKMRRRVGDWGGADQPRWAPVSTLDEVLEFGELPLVLKAATGGYDGKGVWVLRDADQAREVVEALASAGTPMLVEELVPLRRELAVLVARSKFGQASAWPVVQTVQEDGICVEVIAPAPELDEHTATTATAMAIALAEELGVTGVMAIELFESTDGRILVNELAMRPHNSGHWSMDGAVTGQFEQHLRAVLDYPLGDTSLRAPYTVMANVLGGEDGGPGIDERVHHLMARWPQIKIHLYGKEVRPGRKIGHVNISGDDLPRLREIAQAAAAYLQKGTFDE from the coding sequence GTGGATCAGCGCACCAAACTTCCTGTCGTTGGCATGGTCGGCGGCGGCCAGCTCGCTCGCATGACCCATCAGGCGGCCATCGCCCTCGGGCAGTCACTGAAGGTGCTCAGCGCCGGACCCGACGAGTCCGCCGCGCTTGTCGCGCACGATGTCGAGCTCGGCAGTCACACCGAGCTAGCCGACCTGCAGCGCTTTGCCGAGCACGTCGACGTGCTCACCTTCGACCACGAACACGTGCCGGGCGAGTTCATCGAGGCGCTGGAGCAGTCCGGCATCGAGGTGCACCCGGGCGCCGAGGCACTGCAGTTTGCCCAGGACAAGCTCAAGATGCGCCGCCGAGTCGGTGACTGGGGCGGCGCTGACCAGCCGCGCTGGGCTCCGGTGTCGACTCTCGATGAGGTGCTTGAGTTCGGCGAGCTGCCGCTGGTGCTGAAGGCTGCGACTGGCGGGTACGACGGCAAAGGTGTCTGGGTGCTGCGCGATGCCGACCAGGCGCGCGAGGTCGTCGAGGCGCTCGCGTCTGCGGGTACGCCGATGCTCGTTGAGGAGCTGGTGCCGCTGAGGCGCGAGCTCGCCGTACTCGTCGCCCGCTCCAAGTTCGGGCAGGCGAGCGCCTGGCCGGTCGTGCAGACCGTCCAGGAAGACGGCATCTGCGTCGAGGTCATCGCGCCGGCGCCGGAGCTCGACGAGCACACCGCGACGACCGCTACCGCAATGGCGATCGCGCTCGCCGAGGAGCTCGGCGTCACCGGTGTCATGGCGATCGAGCTGTTCGAGAGCACCGACGGGCGGATCCTCGTCAACGAGCTTGCGATGCGTCCGCACAACAGCGGGCACTGGAGCATGGACGGCGCGGTCACCGGACAGTTCGAGCAGCACCTGCGCGCCGTGCTCGACTATCCGCTCGGTGACACGAGTCTGCGCGCGCCGTACACCGTGATGGCCAACGTGCTCGGCGGCGAAGACGGCGGCCCGGGCATCGACGAGCGGGTGCACCATCTCATGGCTCGGTGGCCGCAGATCAAGATTCACTTGTATGGCAAGGAAGTTCGGCCCGGCCGCAAGATCGGGCACGTCAACATCAGCGGTGACGACCTGCCGCGACTGCGTGAGATCGCGCAGGCCGCAGCGGCGTACCTGCAGAAGGGCACCTTCGATGAGTGA